In Rana temporaria chromosome 3, aRanTem1.1, whole genome shotgun sequence, a single window of DNA contains:
- the LOC120930436 gene encoding modulator of apoptosis 1-like, with protein sequence MDPNTAAEWCKEQNGQLGLSIVMEIPADKWTEEQIRQAVTTLAPDQKVFVIDTKIDQKVSHTYALLEWKKGVPTCFQGDSIQLTGEVKARLFPLLTSASCLEGPSQTMSDTVEVTTTSVPTTNYPPASFFMDIGKLVESVRKMSSPSVNYGYRKLRIFSGVQPVPPGEEEYETWMEQAMQALEEWDVPEAQKKQRITESLKGVAAEAIRNLKFSQESCTAYDYLRMLQDEFGRTEKATDLIFLFDHMFQRENERLSEYIRRLNKMLYQIVLKKGIEARDMDQVRMKKILRGALSSDPIWIQLKTLQGSTSLRYSDLIKMVREEEAILEEKKKGSGFSFPAEVRTLNVSNGNSEVEQLKAQVSQLTQMLTLLSAGVKSPLEKVTSEPVPESTTQVVPIKKPSNICYNCGGVGHYRNTCPSPSNSRGSYRPAGNYRGPQ encoded by the coding sequence ATGGATCCAAACACCGCAGCAGAGTGGTGCAAAGAACAAAATGGCCAATTAGGGCTGAGTATAGTAATGGAAATTCCTGCTGACAAATGGACAGAGGAACAGATCCGTCAAGCAGTAACTACACTAGCACCTGACCAGAAAGTGTTTGTAATAGACACAAAAATAGATCAAAAAGTCTCCCATACCTATGCCCTACTAGAATGGAAGAAAGGAGTCCCAACCTGCTTCCAGGGTGATAGCATCCAGCTAACCGGAGAAGTTAAAGCACGGTTATTCCCTCTACTCACCTCAGCAAGTTGTCTGGAGGGACCAAGCCAGACCATGTCAGACACAGTGGAAGTAACTACCACTTCTGTACCAACCACTAACTACCCCCCAGCTTCCTTCTTCATGGACATAGGAAAACTGGTAGAGAGCGTTAGAAAAATGTCCTCGCCATCTGTGAACTATGGCTACAGGAAGTTGAGAATTTTTTCTGGAGTGCAGCCTGTACCTCCTGGAGAAGAAGAGTATGAAACCTGGATGGAACAGGCTATGCAAGCACTGGAAGAATGGGATGTTCCAGAGGCTCAAAAGAAACAACGCATTACTGAAAGTCTGAAAGGCGTTGCAGCAGAAGCCatccgaaatttgaaattcaGTCAGGAGTCTTGTACAGCATATGACTATCTTCGCATGCTACAAGATGAGTTTGGGCGCACAGAGAAAGCTACAGATCTAATCTTCCTATTTGATCACATGTTTCAACGGGAAAATGAGCGGCTTTCCGAGTATATTCGACGACTAAACAAAATGCTATACCAGATTGTACTAAAGAAAGGAATAGAAGCCAGGGATATGGATCAAGTTAGAATGAAAAAGATCCTGAGAGGCGCTCTGAGTTCCGATCCTATCTGGATCCAGTTGAAGACCTTACAAGGGAGTACCTCTTTGCGATACTCTGATCTCATTAAGATGGTAAGGGAGGAAGAGGCTATcctagaggagaaaaagaagggcTCAGGATTTTCATTTCCTGCTGAGGTTCGAACGCTCAATGTGTCGAATGGAAATTCAGAAGTGGAGCAATTAAAGGCTCAAGTTTCCCAGCTGACGCAAATGCTAACCCTATTGTCTGCAGGTGTCAAGTCACCCCTTGAAAAAGTCACTTCAGAACCAGTTCCTGAATCTACTACTCAGGTGGTGCCTATCAAGAAACCGTCAAACATCTGCTATAATTGCGGAGGAGTGGGTCATTACCGAAATACCTGTCCGAGCCCATCGAATTCAAGAGGAAGTTATCGACCGGCGGGAAActacagagggccccagtga